In Primulina eburnea isolate SZY01 chromosome 3, ASM2296580v1, whole genome shotgun sequence, one DNA window encodes the following:
- the LOC140825184 gene encoding probable helicase MAGATAMA 3, giving the protein MAVDKNKLEEEACILRFYKIVLSWDYLRILKESEKRNYDKKIGEGCGVGLKKVKDTYTDVDDYLNTFDPLLFEEVKALISQGDDEEKATAWQQAIIAECSEVNGFYLPTVICSDADAISQNDILLLSNKKFGEGKELPTAYAFALVEHRQQDKLRLRLYLSGEVKRFDTDDVQTCARLLNMLPLVCEVQKYLYVLKICSLSTILREYVALRSICSLPFKDLILTAVDIDSKTEDRAWKISRPLTNFIESNHNKSQLEAINAGLSRKPFVLIQGPPGTGKTQTILGILSAILHATPARVQANKGNLAGVKLGPQLPIQEKYKHWEKASPWLYGINPRDQIMPINGDDGFFPTSGNEFKPEVVKSSRKYRVRVLVCAPSNSALDEIVLRLLNTGIHDESDRAYSPKIVRIGLKPHHSVQAVSMDYLVEQKLAGMDFQASDKHKQGGMLKDKDSIRASILDEAVIVFSTLSFSGSALFSKLNRGFDVVIIDEAAQAVEPATLIPLANGCKQVFLVGDPVQLPATVISPVAEKFGYGMSLFKRFQRAGYPVQMLKTQYRMHPEIRSFPSREFYHDGLEDGPDVKYLTKRPWHGFSCFGPFCFFDIHEGKESQPSGNGSWVNVDEVEFVLVMYSKLVSRYPELKTSSRLAIISPYRHQVKLFRESFQNTFGVESDKIVDINTVDGFQGREKDVAIFSCVRASKEGGIGFVADFRRMNVGITRARSSVLVVGSASTLKRDGHWKNLVTSAEERNVLFKVSKPYTEFFSDSSLEQMKVKESKSENLDDPTEDMDVEIPFFGNSGRAYQEPEADDMVEAGEGYAYEEDFGED; this is encoded by the exons ATGGCGGTAGACAAGAACAAGCTCGAAGAGGAAGCTTGTATTCTTCGATTTTACAAGATTGTGCTTTCCTGGGATTATCTCCGCATCCTTAAAGAATCCGAG AAACGGAACTACGATAAGAAGATCGGAGAAGGTTGTGGTGTGGGATTGAAGAAAGTGAAGGACACATATACAGATGTTGATGACTATCTCAACACTTTTGATCCTTTACTTTTTGAGGAGGTCAAAGCTCTGATATCTCAAGGAGATGACGAGGAAAAAG CGACTGCGTGGCAGCAAGCAATCATAGCAGAATGCAGTGAAGTCAATGGATTTTATCTACCTACGGTTATTTGTTCTGATGCTGATGCAATATCACAAAATGATATTCTGTTGCTTTCAAACAAGAAG TTTGGTGAGGGTAAAGAATTACCTACTGCATATGCTTTTGCCCTAGTTGAGCATCGTCAACAAGATAAGCTAAGATTGCGGTTATATTTAAGTGGAGAAGTTAAAAGGTTCGATACAGATGATGTCCAAACCTGCGCCAGACTTTTAAATATGCTTCCACTTGTTTGTGAAGTTCAAAAGTATTTATATGTTCTGAAG ATTTGCAGCTTATCGACTATACTTCGTGAATATGTTGCCCTGAGATCCATATGCTCTCTGCCATTCAAGGATTTGATATTAACTGCTGTGGACATTGACAGCAAAACTGAAGATCGTGCTTGGAAAATTTCTAGACCCTTGACTAATTTTATCGAATCCAATCACAATAAATCTCAGCTAGAGGCCATAAAC GCAGGTCTCTCACGGAAACCCTTTGTCTTGATACAG GGACCCCCAGGTACAGGAAAAACGCAAACCATCCTTGGGATCCTCAGTGCCATTTTGCATGCCACCCCAGCTAGGGTACAGGCCAACAA GGGAAATTTGGCTGGAGTAAAACTAGGGCCACAATTGCCAATTCAAGAAAA ATACAAGCATTGGGAAAAAGCATCTCCGTGGTTATATGGCATCAATCCTCGAGATCAAATCATGCCCATAAATGGTGATGATGGATTTTTCCCCACATCTGGCAATGAGTTT AAACCGGAAGTGGTCAAGTCCAGTCGCAAATATCGTGTTCGTGTTTTAGTTTGTGCTCCATCAAATTCTGCTCTGGATGAGATTGTCTTGCGTCTTTTAAATACTG GAATTCATGATGAAAGTGACCGTGCATACAGCCCTAAAATTGTGCGCATAGGTCTTAAACCCCACCATTCAGTCCAGGCCGTCTCTATGGATTACTTA GTAGAACAAAAACTTGCTGGCATGGACTTTCAAGCTAGCGACAAGCATAAGCAAGGAGGCATGTTGAAGGATAAAGACAGTATCCGTGCTTCTATACTAGATGAAGCAGTCATT GTATTCTCCACTTTGAGCTTCAGCGGTTCAGCTCTCTTCAGTAAATTGAATCGTGGTTTTGATGTTGTGATAATTGATGAAGCCGCTCAAGCT GTGGAGCCAGCAACACTCATCCCACTGGCTAATGGATGCAAACAAGTATTCTTG GTGGGAGATCCAGTTCAGTTGCCAGCAACTGTAATTTCCCCAGTGGCAGAAAAATTTGG ATATGGAATGAGCTTATTTAAAAGATTCCAGAGGGCTGGTTATCCAGTACAGATGCTGAAGACTCAATATCGCATGCATCCTGAG ATTAGGAGCTTCCCTTCCAGGGAGTTTTATCATGATGGATTGGAGGATGGCCCTGATGTCAAATACCTGACAAAGCGCCCGTGGCATGGATTTAGTTGCTTTGGGCCTTTTTGCTTCTTTGACATACATGAGGGGAAAGAGTCTCAACCATCAGGAAATGGTTCGTGGGTAAATGTTGACGAGGTTGAATTCGTCCTCGTCATGTACAGCAAATTGGTGAGTAGATACCCTGAGCTGAAGACAAGTTCTCGACTTGCAATAATATCACCATATAGACATCAAGTAAAGCTTTTCAGAGAATCTTTTCAAAACACTTTCGGTGTGGAGTCGGACAAAATTGTAGACATTAATACTGTTGATGGATTTCAg GGTCGTGAAAAAGATGTTGCTATATTTTCTTGTGTTCGGGCAAGTAAAGAAGGAGGCATTGGGTTTGTTGCTGATTTTAGACGAATGAATGTTGGTATTACTCGTGCAAGGTCTTCTGTTCTG GTCGTGGGTTCTGCATCAACACTGAAAAGAGATGGTCACTGGAAGAACCTGGTCACAAGTGCGGAGGAAAGAAATGTATTATTCAAG GTTTCCAAGCCTTACACAGAGTTTTTCAGCGACTCTTCGCTTGAGCAAATGAAAGTAAAGGAATCCAAGTCAGAAAACCTTGACGACCCTACTGAAGATATGGATGTTGAAATTCCATTTTTTGGAAACAGTGGCAGAGCTTATCAAGAACCTGAAGCTGACGACATGGTAGAAGCCGGAGAGGGATATGCATATGAAGAGGACTTTGGTGAGGACTGA
- the LOC140825186 gene encoding large ribosomal subunit protein eL24, which yields MVLKTELCRFSGAKIYPGKGIRFIRSDSQVFLFANSKCKRYFHNRLRPAKLNWTAIYRKQHKKDSAAEAVKKRRRATKKPYSRSIVGATLEVIQKRRTEKPEVRDAAREAALREIKERIKKTKDEKKAKKAEVLSKQKGSKGNVPKGAAPRSGPKLGGGGGKR from the exons ATGGTTCTCAA GACAGAGCTTTGTCGTTTCAGTGGTGCCAAGATATATCCAGGAAAAGGCATAAGATTTATTCGCTCCGACTCCCAG GTCTTCCTCTTTGCTAACTCAAAATGCAAGAGGTATTTCCACAACCGCCTGAGGCCAGCAAAGCTGAACTGGACTGCCATCTACCGAAAACAACATAAGAAG GACAGTGCTGCTGAAGCTGTGAAGAAGAGGCGCCGAGCCACAAAGAAACCCTACTCAAGGTCTATTGTTGGCGCAACATTGGAAGTTATTCAGAAGAGAAGAACGGAAAAGCCAGAGGTTCGTGATGCTGCACGTGAAGCTGCTTTACG TGAAATTAAGGAAAGAATCAAGAAAACTAAGGATGAGAAGAAGGCGAAAAAGGCTGAAGTTTTGTCTAAGCAGAAAGGTTCCAAGGGTAACGTGCCCAAGGGTGCTGCACCCAGAAGTGGCCCTAAGCTGGGAGGCGGTGGTGGCAAGCGTTAA
- the LOC140825185 gene encoding bifunctional UDP-glucose 4-epimerase and UDP-xylose 4-epimerase 1-like — translation MTGMKRRSILVTGGAGFIGTHTVLQLLKRGFKVSIIDNLDNSVEEAVHRLRQLAGPQLSQNLDFHLGDIRNVEDLEKLFSSTNFDAVIHFAGLKAVGESVAYPMRYFDNNLIGSINLYKTMAKYNCKKLVFSSSSTVYGQPDKIPCLEDYELKAMNPYGRTKLFLEEIARDIQKADPEWRTILLRYFNPVGAHESGILGEDPKGIPNNLMPYITQVAVGRLPELNVYGHDYPTHDGSAVRDYIHVMDLADGHVVSLERVLENKDIGCVAYNLGTGRGTSVLDMVAAFERASGKKIPIKLCPRRPGDATAVYASTEKAEKELGWKANYGIEEMCRDQWKWASQNPWGYQSKP, via the exons ATGACGGGCATGAAGAGAAGGAGTATCTTGGTGACGGGTGGTGCCGGGTTCATCGGCACTCACACGGTGTTGCAGCTGTTGAAGCGAGGCTTTAAGGTCTCGATCATCGATAATCTCGACAATTCCGTGGAAGAGGCGGTTCATAGACTAAGGCAGTTGGCCGGGCCCCAACTCTCCCAGAATCTTGACTTCCATTTG GGGGATATCCGGAATGTGGAGGATTTGGAGAAGTTGTTCTCTTCTACCAA TTTTGATGCAGTGATCCACTTTGCGGGGCTGAAGGCCGTTGGTGAAAGTGTTGCATACCCCATGAGATATTTTGACAATAATTTGATCGGATCGATTAATTTATACAAAACCATGGCAAAATATAATTGTAAGAAG TTGGTTTTTTCGTCTTCTTCAACCGTGTATGGCCAACCGGATAAAATTCCTTGCCTCGAAGATTATGAATTGAAGGCCATGAATCCCTATGGTCGCACAAAG TTGTTTCTCGAAGAAATCGCTCGGGACATTCAAAAGGCCGACCCAGAATGGAGAACAATTTTGCTCAGATACTTCAACCCTGTTGGAGCTCATGAGAGTGGCATATTGGGGGAAGATCCAAAGGGAATCCCTAACAATCTTATGCCTTACATAACTCAAGTGGCTGTTGGCCGATTGCCTGAGTTAAATGTTTATGGTCACGATTATCCAACACACGATGGTAGTGCG GTACGAGACTACATCCATGTCATGGATTTGGCCGATGGTCACGTAGTTTCACTCGAAAGGGTTCTCGAGAACAAGGATATAG GTTGTGTTGCCTACAACTTGGGGACGGGTCGTGGCACATCCGTTCTTGACATGGTAGCTGCATTCGAAAGGGCTTCAGGAAAG aaaatacccatcaaactttGTCCGAGAAGGCCAGGAGATGCCACGGCTGTTTATGCATCCACAGAGAAAGCCGAGAAAGAGCTCGGTTGGAA GGCAAACTATGGTATAGAAGAAATGTGCAGGGATCAATGGAAGTGGGCAAGCCAGAATCCGTGGGGCTATCAATCCAAGCCTTGA